The region TAAATTCTTCAAATTGATCAATTACATTACCATCCTGCATTTTCACAGCCGATAATTCAATTACCTTATCATAAATTGCTGATAAACCCGTGGTTTCCAAATCAAACACGACATATGTTGCACCCTTCAGGGGCGTATGCTTATTGTTATATCCAATTGGAACTCCATCATCAACTAGATTAGCTTCAACTCCAAATAGCATCTTTATGTTATTTTTCTTGGCTGCGGCGTATGCTTCTGGGAATGCCTGCAAACCAGAATGATCCGTAACCGCTATTGCTCGATGGCCCCATTTTGATGCCTGAATAACGTAATCTGAAATACTGTTTGTGGCATCCATTTGACTCATATTGGTATGCAGATGCAATTCTACTCGTTTTTCATCTGATCGGTCTTTTCGCTCAGCGTGTTTAATTTCTTCCACATCATAAGCATTCATTGTTAGATCCTTCATAAAAGTATCTTCTTGAACACTTCCTCGAACTTTAACCCAAATCCCTTTTTTTACGTTAGCAAATGCTTGTTCATCGCTGTCATTTTTAGAGAATTTCTTAACTGTAATTGAAGAAGTATAGTCTGTAACTTTAAAGATAAGTAGCTGACGTTCTGAACGTAGTGTGCGAATTTCGACATCAAAAATATATCCCTCAATTAACAACGATCGTTCTTCTTGATTAACATCTCGCAATTGCGTGACATTTTCTTTTGGAGAAATTGGTTTTCCAATCTGAACAGGTCCTTCATTGAAACTTGCATCGACAGCCTGTTCTTTTCGTTTATTTTCTCGCATCTGAATTGCGGCGGTCGCTCTTTGGGCAAGTTCCTGATCCTTTTGCTTCTTTGCTTCATGATATTCTTGAAACGAGGTCTCAGAATTAGAGGCATCCACCTTTGTCTTAATCGAAATATTTGAGAAGCCAATCATTTGATAATACTTGCTGAATGATTTAGTCACCTCGTCAGTAAAAAAGCTTTGTGCAACTTCATCAGGTACAGAAATCGTTAGTTGGCCATCTTCAAATTTAGGAACGGCTTTTTCACAAATTTGCTGAACAACTGAAGACTTGACATCACTATTCTTAACTACCCAATCCCAGTAGGATAGTACTTTTCTAACATTCAAGTCAGCCTTTTTCGGAATTATTTGATACTTAATTTGGGCAATCGCCTTAAATTCATTTTTAAGATGATTTTGAAAATTTAAAAACGTCTCAAAATCTAACACATCCTCAAATTCAAAATAAAACTCCCACTCCTTAGATTCCTTGTGAATTATTAAATTTTTTATTTTACCGGTCTTCAAGTTATTATCATCGTAATTTAAAAGTCCAATGTGCTCTAACAACGTTTGAAACTGTTCTTGTTCTGATAAACTCAATTTCTTCCTCCACTAGTGGATCAATCATTAATTTAAAAATGTTCCCCTGATTATAAACCAAGAAAACATCTTTTAAAATATTAAACTATTTAGCTTGATTTAGAAGAATTTCAATTGTATTTTTCAATTCTTCTACTCGTACTTCCAATGTCTCGCTTGTTTTTCTAATTTTAACTTCAACTATTCCATCACTAGATTTTTTCCCGACTGTTACTCGAATTGGAAGCCCAATCAAATCCGAATCGGCAAATTTAACACCAGCACGTTCTTTACGATCATCAACTAAAACCTGTAATCCTGCTTCAGTCAAATCTTGTTCAATTTGTGTAGCAATTGTTTGCTGATTCTTATCCCGATCGCTAACTGGCACAACATGTACATCATAGGGAGCAATTGCATTGGGCCAAACTAAACCATATTCATCCGCCTGTTGTTCCGTAACAGCAGATAACAAACGACTCACTCCAATTCCATAGCACCCCATAATAACAGGTTTCGCACGCCCATTTTCATCCAAAATAGTTGCATCAAGTGCTTTTGAATACTTAGTTCCAATTTTGAAAACATGACCAATCTCAATACCCTTAGTAAAAGTGAGTTTTCCTTTCCCATCAGGAGCAAGCTCACCCTCCTTAGCAACTCTCAGATCACTAAATTCGGTTACATCAAAATCGCGATTAAGGTTTGCATTGATAAAGTGATAATTATCTTCATTTGCACCTACAACAGCATTGGTCATTTGCTGAACATATTGGTCCGCTACTATTCTCACTTTTGCATCGTCTATCATTGGACCAACTGATCCAACGTGGGCCCCCAGCAGAGCAACAACCTCTTCCTCAGAGGCTTCATGAACTTCATTTACACCAAGCAAGTTTGTTAATTTTACCTCATTAAGTTCGTCATTTCCACGTAACAGTACCAAGATGGGTTCCTCATCTGCAATCATGACAAGGGTCTTGATTATTCGTCCCTCGTCTATATTCAACGCCTCAGAGACCTCATCAATAGAATGTGCATTATTAGTTGAAACTTTTTCTAAATCGCGCAACTCTTCATTAATGTTTAAATTTTGATATTGACTAGTTGCCATTTCAAGATTAGCGGCATAATCACTAGAATCTGAATAAGCAATTGTGTCTTCACCAACAGGAGCAATTGCAGAAAATTCACGTGAATCCCTGCCACCCATGGCACCAGCATCGCCGACAATCTCTCTGTAATCCAAACCAATTCGATTAAAAATGTTACGATAAGCAATTTCCATCTTATGGAAAACTTCATCTAAACTTTCCTCGTTCGCATGGAACGAATAAGCGTCTTTCATCATAAACTCTCGACCACGTAGCAAACCATAACGAGGACGATCTTCGTCACGGTACTTTGTTTGAATCTGATAGAGTGTCAGAGGAAGCTTCTTATAAGACTTAATATCATCGCGAATGAACGTCGTAAATGTTTCTTCGTGTGTTGGTCCCAAAATAAAATCCCTACCATGTCGATTCTTCAACTTAAATAATTCTTGTCCGTATGTTTCAAACCGACCTGATTTCTTCCAGAGTTCTGCTGGCAAAATAATTGGAGCCAACATTTCGACCGCATCAATCTTATCGAGTTCTTCTCTGATAATACCTTTAACTTTTTCTAAAACTCGGTAAGCTAGTGGCAAATATGCATAACTTCCCGCTGATACCTGTCTTATAAACCCCGCCCTAATCATCATCTGATGGCTTAAAGCCTCAGCATCACTTGGAACTTCTTTAACAGTTGGTATTAAAAGTTTTGATTGTTTCACTGTGTGCACCCCGTTTATTTAATGAAATATCGTTGAATATCATTCCATGTTACTAAAATCATGAGTAACATTAAAAATCCAAAACCGATTAATGTAATTATGTTTTCTGTCTCTGGTTTAATGGGTTTTCTTCTAATTGCTTCAATTATATTAAGCAGAAGCTTACCACCATCCAGAGCAGGTATTGGAAACAAATTAACAATCCCTAAGTTTAATGATAAGAACGCCAATACAAACAGAACAGAAGTAAATCCTTGACGTGTAGCTTGCGATGTTGTTGCATAAATGGCAACTGGCCCTCCTAAGTCATTTAGACTAAAGCCGTGAAACATCTGACCAATTGCTCCAAACAATCGCTCTGTCATTTCCCAAGTACCGGTAAAACCATACAATACTCTCGAAAGTAAGTTTCGGGTAGAAGTTGTTTCAATACCAATCATCCCAACCTTTTTCCCCCCGTTGTTAACCTCTTTAGGTTTTAGCTGAATAATTTTTTTCTGAGACTGTCTCTGAACTGTTAATGTTACGTTTTGATTTGCCTTATTAGAAATGTTTTCTGAAATTTCAGACCAATTCTTAATTTTTATATCATTAATTTTTGTAATTGTGTCATTATTTTTTAGACCTGCTTTTGCAGCGATGCCATTATCAACAACATTTACTTTATTAGAATTGGTTGGGACCGAGCCCTGGAGTATACCCAAAACTGCAAACACTACAATAGCCAGAACAAAGTTATTAAACGGACCAGCAAAATTTGTGAGCATCCTCTTCCAAAGTTTGGCTGCCTGAAATTGAACATCGTGCGGGGCAATTCTAACTTCAACATTATTTGCTTCAACTATGGTTGCATCATGGTCAACACCTAACCTTAAGAGCTTATCTTCGTTTCCATTTTGATAACCTTCAATAAATAGGTCATTAACCAAATCGTATTTAACAACTTCAAATGGAAATCCAACTCCAACGTTGGGATGATTGCTCGCGTCGATCTTAGTAACAATATTCTTTTGGTCTGTTGAAAGAATAACTTGCTGCCCAGGCTTTAACTCATCATCTTCTTCATCAATGCCGGCCATTCTAACATATCCACCAATAGGCAAAACTCGGATAGTAAAAGTTGTACCTTTTGACTTCAAATCAACGATTTTGGGGCCCATTCCAATCGAAAACTCACGTACCAGAATTCCTGAACGGCGTGCCATCCAAAAATGCCCAAATTCATGTACAACTACAAGAATTCCAAAAACAATAATAAACGTAACAATTGTTGTTAATACTGACATAAATTTCTCCTATCTAGAGCTAAAACAAACCAAACAGATGAGCAATTGGTAAAACCAACAACAAGCTATCAAAACGATCCAATATTCCACCATGTCCTGGCAGAATTTTACCAGAGTCTTTCACGCCATAGTAACGCTTGAGAGACGACTCAATCAAGTCTCCCATCTGACCAGCTATTGAAAGAACGATCGCAATCAGAGTTATGCCTATTACATCAAGGCTCACTTTGGTCCATATTGCAAAAATAGAGCAAATAATGACTGCAACTACGGTACCACCAATCGAACCTTCCCACGTTTTATTTGGACTGATCAACGGCGATAATTTATTTCTACCAAATTGACGCCCAATCATATAAGCCCCACTATCCGTAAGCCAAACGATAAAAAGAACAAACAGTAATGTTGTTAAACCAACATTTCGCGCAGCAACAAATTGATTAAATCCAAAACCAATATACAACATACTAAGTGTAAGTACACCAGCATCGTCGAAATTAAATCTATTTTTAGAAAAAATGATTCTAATTAACAATGCAATAACAAAAAGAAAGAAAATAAACTGTTTGTTAAATTGACTTGGTAAAAAACCATACCATTTATCATTTGATACTAAAAACAAAGTACCTAAAATGCTAATTGTTGCTTCCGGGCTGATTAACAAAATCTTCTTCATCATTAAGACTTCACTCATTGCAACACCTGCCAAAGCCAGTGCGGCCACCTCAATCCATGGCCCTCCCAAAATAATAATGGGAATAAAAATAACTAAAGCAATAACTGCTGTAATTACTCGTTGTCTCATCTCTCTAATAGCCTCATTTCTTTATACCGCCAAAGCGGCGGTCACGTTTTTGAAATTGTTGAATACAATTTTTTAATTCTTGCTCATCAAAATCAGGCCATAAAGTGTCTGTAAAGACCATCTCACTATAAGCAATTTGCCAAAGTAAGAAATTTGAAATTCTTTCTTCACCACTAGTCCTAATCAATAAATCTGGGTCTGCTAGTTCACCAAGTTGATTGGTCATTAAATTCTTTGCAAATAATTTGGCATCGATTTGTTCTGGGATGAGCTGTTTACCACTAACTTGCTCCGCAATTGACTGAACAGCTTGAATTATTTCGTCACGTCCACCATAATTCAAGGCAAAATTAAGAATCATTCCGGTATTTCGACTAGTTTGTGCAACAGCATCACGAACTGATTTCTGGGTATCCTTTGGTAACTTAGTAACATCGCCCATTACTTGGACTCTTATATTTTGTTCAATTAAATCTGGAACAAACGTTCCAAAAAAGTCAATCGGTAACTTCATCAAAAAAGAAACTTCTGAACTAGGTCTCTTCCAATTTTCCGTCGAAAAGGCATATAAGGTAAGCACTCTAACACCAAGATTGGATGCCTCTTGAGTGACTATTTTCACTACATCCATTCCCCTCTTATGACCAGCAACACGGGGAAGATGACGTCTCTTTGCCCATCGCCCATTTCCATCCATAATAATTGCAATATGGTTTGGAATATTCTCATTTAAAAAAATCTCATTTGAATCATTCACAATAATTCCTCAACTTATCAAAATACTTTAAAATT is a window of Pediococcus claussenii ATCC BAA-344 DNA encoding:
- a CDS encoding proline--tRNA ligase, translated to MKQSKLLIPTVKEVPSDAEALSHQMMIRAGFIRQVSAGSYAYLPLAYRVLEKVKGIIREELDKIDAVEMLAPIILPAELWKKSGRFETYGQELFKLKNRHGRDFILGPTHEETFTTFIRDDIKSYKKLPLTLYQIQTKYRDEDRPRYGLLRGREFMMKDAYSFHANEESLDEVFHKMEIAYRNIFNRIGLDYREIVGDAGAMGGRDSREFSAIAPVGEDTIAYSDSSDYAANLEMATSQYQNLNINEELRDLEKVSTNNAHSIDEVSEALNIDEGRIIKTLVMIADEEPILVLLRGNDELNEVKLTNLLGVNEVHEASEEEVVALLGAHVGSVGPMIDDAKVRIVADQYVQQMTNAVVGANEDNYHFINANLNRDFDVTEFSDLRVAKEGELAPDGKGKLTFTKGIEIGHVFKIGTKYSKALDATILDENGRAKPVIMGCYGIGVSRLLSAVTEQQADEYGLVWPNAIAPYDVHVVPVSDRDKNQQTIATQIEQDLTEAGLQVLVDDRKERAGVKFADSDLIGLPIRVTVGKKSSDGIVEVKIRKTSETLEVRVEELKNTIEILLNQAK
- the rseP gene encoding RIP metalloprotease RseP encodes the protein MSVLTTIVTFIIVFGILVVVHEFGHFWMARRSGILVREFSIGMGPKIVDLKSKGTTFTIRVLPIGGYVRMAGIDEEDDELKPGQQVILSTDQKNIVTKIDASNHPNVGVGFPFEVVKYDLVNDLFIEGYQNGNEDKLLRLGVDHDATIVEANNVEVRIAPHDVQFQAAKLWKRMLTNFAGPFNNFVLAIVVFAVLGILQGSVPTNSNKVNVVDNGIAAKAGLKNNDTITKINDIKIKNWSEISENISNKANQNVTLTVQRQSQKKIIQLKPKEVNNGGKKVGMIGIETTSTRNLLSRVLYGFTGTWEMTERLFGAIGQMFHGFSLNDLGGPVAIYATTSQATRQGFTSVLFVLAFLSLNLGIVNLFPIPALDGGKLLLNIIEAIRRKPIKPETENIITLIGFGFLMLLMILVTWNDIQRYFIK
- a CDS encoding phosphatidate cytidylyltransferase, with amino-acid sequence MRQRVITAVIALVIFIPIIILGGPWIEVAALALAGVAMSEVLMMKKILLISPEATISILGTLFLVSNDKWYGFLPSQFNKQFIFFLFVIALLIRIIFSKNRFNFDDAGVLTLSMLYIGFGFNQFVAARNVGLTTLLFVLFIVWLTDSGAYMIGRQFGRNKLSPLISPNKTWEGSIGGTVVAVIICSIFAIWTKVSLDVIGITLIAIVLSIAGQMGDLIESSLKRYYGVKDSGKILPGHGGILDRFDSLLLVLPIAHLFGLF
- a CDS encoding isoprenyl transferase, which gives rise to MIVNDSNEIFLNENIPNHIAIIMDGNGRWAKRRHLPRVAGHKRGMDVVKIVTQEASNLGVRVLTLYAFSTENWKRPSSEVSFLMKLPIDFFGTFVPDLIEQNIRVQVMGDVTKLPKDTQKSVRDAVAQTSRNTGMILNFALNYGGRDEIIQAVQSIAEQVSGKQLIPEQIDAKLFAKNLMTNQLGELADPDLLIRTSGEERISNFLLWQIAYSEMVFTDTLWPDFDEQELKNCIQQFQKRDRRFGGIKK